A part of Salvelinus sp. IW2-2015 linkage group LG16, ASM291031v2, whole genome shotgun sequence genomic DNA contains:
- the misp gene encoding mitotic interactor and substrate of PLK1 isoform X4, with the protein MFKYTPPWQVLCNSMEHETKRLSVAAPDDSQDVLTQEEGDQIVLKSHQLPAAEISPSTQEDTTFQGPMESTPRKWVLQPMSPKLELAVDLRTMLSPXTDEPFSLDGNWLYNRNGNSSAFSFDSISVTRTQSTVIVSTQQKVSRDVVVQARQVAVSEEDCGNTSEDWQPSSPSSAGSTGSQRGFYSFVDDPVSPEAEMNEAWMVSPERQAKLATLKEESSFKLQTYAGGKKPGTLFEEDEDSRYQVNTNGAQLKAEEEEEKQLRQEIIHSQAPKKIATFREQWSALETLDLSKSPNKLLKGFSLCYGPSSIKSESTPAAEPCTIDNEQINFSAAREQFLKMEQSRINPFLQSPSSLKPQRRLWQSEDSLLSPRSEKKDYHSAEWFNQSLTPVRRQDKGENVAGRKVYRTEERVTKRQSSLFDDLDSGLEDLSGDTSVGYTSDGSTSNDNPQPESKGTQSASGYRETPIEREIRIAQEREESLRRLRGIKHTDVQEMVEVKSLLSQPTPPLIPVKANKKNRVSFFIQREIKKDSQREEDLLHQGRVPGLYDWGTPQELEDRRKIFELRDQSGAEVETMKRAWSSPRVIVRSSSSDTEGYPSPCCPHRHSEETELYIGSMSATPSVNATSKGWSSESQDLNRVLPSSFPEERIMLKGNETSEAESAQVTVVVKTSTSEIVNYPSWLVERKKPVPARGSSTKKAFSSSSSPTPTAFAVQMSEPSDKPIPTWRAHLDSGGLRHRRPNAPDIIQKEIEQDLKREQELRELRESSSLSASMEGNLDCIERDAKDTCQSQSLRRVIVEQEESVFSESPSLPVEQTGLARWSYSSITPVSMLVTAQPWGYPRPTSPVVSRVTPLLPASPWAEMGGSPGTPTQKGLTETLLEDFEERRIKLKLEENAYAGIQPTDDVNNEVLEATRVTRHKNKRALRWEAGDYTKEDSQ; encoded by the exons AGACTCTCAGTTGCTGCACCTGATGATTCCCAGGATGTGTTGACCCAGGAGGAGGGAGACCAGATAGTGTTGAAATCTCACCAGCTTCCTGCCGCAGAAATCTCACCGTCTACACAGGAAGACACCACATTCCAAGGACCCATGGAAAGCACACCCAGAAAGTGGGTGCTTCAGCCCATGTCACCCAAACTGGAGCTGGCAGTAGACCTTCGCACCATGCTCAGCCCCYCCACCGATGAGCCCTTTAGCCTGGACGGGAACTGGCTCTACAACCGGAATGGCAACTCTTCGGCTTTCAGTTTTGACAGCATCTCCGTGACCCGCACCCAGTCCACAGTTATCGTATCCACCCAGCAGAAGGTGTCCCGGGATGTGgtggtgcaggccaggcaggtggcggtgtcagaggaagattgTGGCAACACCAGCGAAGACTGGCAACCCAGTAGCCCTAGCAGTGCAGGGAGCACGGGCTCCCAACGTGGCTTCTACTCCTTTGTGGATGATCCGGTGAGCCCCGAGGCGGAGATGAACGAAGCCTGGATGGTGTCCCCAGAGAGACAAGCCAAGTTGGCGACCCTGAAAGAGGAAAGCAGCTTCAAACTGCAGACATATGCCGGTGGGAAGAAGCCAGGGACTCTGTTCGAGGAGGACGAGGACTCCCGCTACCAGGTGAACACCAATGGTGCCCAATTgaaggcggaggaggaggaggagaagcagctTAGACAGGAGATCATCCACAGTCAAGCCCCCAAAAAGATTGCCACATTCAGGGAGCAGTGGAGTGCACTCGAAACCCTGGATCTCAGCAAATCACCCAACAAGTTGCTCAAAGGGTTCAGCTTGTGCTATGGGCCAAGCAGCATCAAATCTGAGTCCACACCAGCAGCTGAGCCATGCACCATCGACAACGAACAGATCAACTTCAGCGCAGCACGGGAGCAGTTCCTAAAGATGGAACAGTCGAGGATCAACCCATTCCTGCAGAGTCCCAGCTCTCTAAAACCACAAAGAAGACTGTGGCAGTCAGAAGACAGCTTGCTATCACCAAGGAGCGAGAAAAAAGACTACCACTCTGCGGAATGGTTTAACCAAAGTCTGACCCCAGTGAGACGTCAGGACAAAGGGGAAAATGTCGCTGGCAGAAAGGTGTACCGCACAGAGGAGAGGGTAACCAAGAGGCAGAGTAGCCTGTTTGACGACCTTGACTCTGGACTGGAGGATCTATCGGGTGACACAAGTGTTGGCTACACAAGTGACGGAAGCACGTCCAATGACAACCCTCAGCCAGAAAGCAAGGGCACCCAATCGGCAAGTGGTTACAGAGAGACGCCCATAGAGAGGGAGATTCGTATCgctcaggagagagaagagagtcttCGGCGATTGCGGGGCATCAAGCACACCGACGTCCAAGAGATGGTGGAGGTCAAGTCTCTGCTCTCCCAGCCTACACCGCCACTGATACCTGTTAAGGCAAATAAGAAGAACCGGGTGAGCTTCTTCATCCAGCGCGAGATCAAAAAGGACAGCCAGAGGGAGGAAGACCTGCTGCACCAGGGGAGAGTCCCGGGTCTGTATGACTGGGGAACTCCTCAGGAACTGGAGGATCGGAGAAAGATCTTTGAGCTTAGAGACCAATCTGGAGCCGAGGTCGAGACAATGAAAAGGGCTTGGTCATCACCCAGGGTCATTGTGAGGAGTAGCAGCTCAGATACGGAAGGCTACCCTTCCCCTTGCTGCCCTCACCGGCACTCAGAAGAGACCGAGTTGTACATCGGCAGCATGAGCGCCACTCCAAGCGTCAATGCCACCAGCAAAGGCTGGAGTTCAGAGTCCCAAGACCTCAATAGAGTACTGCCAAGCAGCTTCCCAGAGGAGAGGATCATGTTGAAAGGCAATGAGACCAGTGAGGCAGAAAGCGCTCAAGTCACAGTGGTGGTGAAGACAAGTACTAGTGAAATAGTAAATTACCCATCGTGGTTAGTGGAAAGAAAGAAGCCAGTTCCAGCCAGAGGCTCCTCGACTAAAAAAGCCTTCTCTTCGTCATCCTCACCTACACCCACTGCTTTTGCAGTGCAGATGTCTGAACCGAGTGATAAGCCTATTCCAACCTGGAGGGCGCACCTGGATTCTGGCGGCCTGCGACATCGAAGACCAAACGCTCCAGATATTATCCAGAAGGAGATTGAGCAGGATCTGAAACGTGAGCAGGAGCTCCGGGAACTGCGGGAATCCAGTAGCCTGTCTGCCTCTATGGAAGGAAACTTGGACTGTATAGAACGAGACGCTAAAGACACATGTCAATCGCAAAGCCTGCGAAGAGTCATTGTGGAACAGGAAGAGTCTGTCTTCTCTGAGAGCCCTTCACTTCCAGTAGAGCAGACGGGCTTGGCCAGATGGTCCtactcatctatcactccagtatcaatGCTAG TCACTGCCCAGCCATGGGGCTACCCACGGCCCACCTCCCCTGTGGTGAGCAGGGTTACTCCCCTGTTGCCTGCTAGCCCGTGGGCAGAGATGGGTGGCTCCCCTGGGACCCCCACGCAAAAGGGCCTGACCGAAACCCTGCTAGAGGACTTTGAGGAGAGGAGaatcaaactgaagctggaagagAATGCT TATGCAGGAATTCAGCCTACTGACGATGTGAACAATGAA GTCTTGGAGGCAACCCGCGTCACCAGGCACAAAAACAAGCGGGCACTGCGCTGGGAGGCTGGCGACTACACCAAGGAGGACAGCCAATGA
- the misp gene encoding mitotic interactor and substrate of PLK1 isoform X1 — MFKYTPPWQVLCNSMEHETKRLSVAAPDDSQDVLTQEEGDQIVLKSHQLPAAEISPSTQEDTTFQGPMESTPRKWVLQPMSPKLELAVDLRTMLSPXTDEPFSLDGNWLYNRNGNSSAFSFDSISVTRTQSTVIVSTQQKVSRDVVVQARQVAVSEEDCGNTSEDWQPSSPSSAGSTGSQRGFYSFVDDPVSPEAEMNEAWMVSPERQAKLATLKEESSFKLQTYAGGKKPGTLFEEDEDSRYQVNTNGAQLKAEEEEEKQLRQEIIHSQAPKKIATFREQWSALETLDLSKSPNKLLKGFSLCYGPSSIKSESTPAAEPCTIDNEQINFSAAREQFLKMEQSRINPFLQSPSSLKPQRRLWQSEDSLLSPRSEKKDYHSAEWFNQSLTPVRRQDKGENVAGRKVYRTEERVTKRQSSLFDDLDSGLEDLSGDTSVGYTSDGSTSNDNPQPESKGTQSASGYRETPIEREIRIAQEREESLRRLRGIKHTDVQEMVEVKSLLSQPTPPLIPVKANKKNRVSFFIQREIKKDSQREEDLLHQGRVPGLYDWGTPQELEDRRKIFELRDQSGAEVETMKRAWSSPRVIVRSSSSDTEGYPSPCCPHRHSEETELYIGSMSATPSVNATSKGWSSESQDLNRVLPSSFPEERIMLKGNETSEAESAQVTVVVKTSTSEIVNYPSWLVERKKPVPARGSSTKKAFSSSSSPTPTAFAVQMSEPSDKPIPTWRAHLDSGGLRHRRPNAPDIIQKEIEQDLKREQELRELRESSSLSASMEGNLDCIERDAKDTCQSQSLRRVIVEQEESVFSESPSLPVEQTGLARWSYSSITPVSMLADSASRFSTSIRPTARLPSFSIVTAQPWGYPRPTSPVVSRVTPLLPASPWAEMGGSPGTPTQKGLTETLLEDFEERRIKLKLEENAYAGIQPTDDVNNEVLEATRVTRHKNKRALRWEAGDYTKEDSQ; from the exons AGACTCTCAGTTGCTGCACCTGATGATTCCCAGGATGTGTTGACCCAGGAGGAGGGAGACCAGATAGTGTTGAAATCTCACCAGCTTCCTGCCGCAGAAATCTCACCGTCTACACAGGAAGACACCACATTCCAAGGACCCATGGAAAGCACACCCAGAAAGTGGGTGCTTCAGCCCATGTCACCCAAACTGGAGCTGGCAGTAGACCTTCGCACCATGCTCAGCCCCYCCACCGATGAGCCCTTTAGCCTGGACGGGAACTGGCTCTACAACCGGAATGGCAACTCTTCGGCTTTCAGTTTTGACAGCATCTCCGTGACCCGCACCCAGTCCACAGTTATCGTATCCACCCAGCAGAAGGTGTCCCGGGATGTGgtggtgcaggccaggcaggtggcggtgtcagaggaagattgTGGCAACACCAGCGAAGACTGGCAACCCAGTAGCCCTAGCAGTGCAGGGAGCACGGGCTCCCAACGTGGCTTCTACTCCTTTGTGGATGATCCGGTGAGCCCCGAGGCGGAGATGAACGAAGCCTGGATGGTGTCCCCAGAGAGACAAGCCAAGTTGGCGACCCTGAAAGAGGAAAGCAGCTTCAAACTGCAGACATATGCCGGTGGGAAGAAGCCAGGGACTCTGTTCGAGGAGGACGAGGACTCCCGCTACCAGGTGAACACCAATGGTGCCCAATTgaaggcggaggaggaggaggagaagcagctTAGACAGGAGATCATCCACAGTCAAGCCCCCAAAAAGATTGCCACATTCAGGGAGCAGTGGAGTGCACTCGAAACCCTGGATCTCAGCAAATCACCCAACAAGTTGCTCAAAGGGTTCAGCTTGTGCTATGGGCCAAGCAGCATCAAATCTGAGTCCACACCAGCAGCTGAGCCATGCACCATCGACAACGAACAGATCAACTTCAGCGCAGCACGGGAGCAGTTCCTAAAGATGGAACAGTCGAGGATCAACCCATTCCTGCAGAGTCCCAGCTCTCTAAAACCACAAAGAAGACTGTGGCAGTCAGAAGACAGCTTGCTATCACCAAGGAGCGAGAAAAAAGACTACCACTCTGCGGAATGGTTTAACCAAAGTCTGACCCCAGTGAGACGTCAGGACAAAGGGGAAAATGTCGCTGGCAGAAAGGTGTACCGCACAGAGGAGAGGGTAACCAAGAGGCAGAGTAGCCTGTTTGACGACCTTGACTCTGGACTGGAGGATCTATCGGGTGACACAAGTGTTGGCTACACAAGTGACGGAAGCACGTCCAATGACAACCCTCAGCCAGAAAGCAAGGGCACCCAATCGGCAAGTGGTTACAGAGAGACGCCCATAGAGAGGGAGATTCGTATCgctcaggagagagaagagagtcttCGGCGATTGCGGGGCATCAAGCACACCGACGTCCAAGAGATGGTGGAGGTCAAGTCTCTGCTCTCCCAGCCTACACCGCCACTGATACCTGTTAAGGCAAATAAGAAGAACCGGGTGAGCTTCTTCATCCAGCGCGAGATCAAAAAGGACAGCCAGAGGGAGGAAGACCTGCTGCACCAGGGGAGAGTCCCGGGTCTGTATGACTGGGGAACTCCTCAGGAACTGGAGGATCGGAGAAAGATCTTTGAGCTTAGAGACCAATCTGGAGCCGAGGTCGAGACAATGAAAAGGGCTTGGTCATCACCCAGGGTCATTGTGAGGAGTAGCAGCTCAGATACGGAAGGCTACCCTTCCCCTTGCTGCCCTCACCGGCACTCAGAAGAGACCGAGTTGTACATCGGCAGCATGAGCGCCACTCCAAGCGTCAATGCCACCAGCAAAGGCTGGAGTTCAGAGTCCCAAGACCTCAATAGAGTACTGCCAAGCAGCTTCCCAGAGGAGAGGATCATGTTGAAAGGCAATGAGACCAGTGAGGCAGAAAGCGCTCAAGTCACAGTGGTGGTGAAGACAAGTACTAGTGAAATAGTAAATTACCCATCGTGGTTAGTGGAAAGAAAGAAGCCAGTTCCAGCCAGAGGCTCCTCGACTAAAAAAGCCTTCTCTTCGTCATCCTCACCTACACCCACTGCTTTTGCAGTGCAGATGTCTGAACCGAGTGATAAGCCTATTCCAACCTGGAGGGCGCACCTGGATTCTGGCGGCCTGCGACATCGAAGACCAAACGCTCCAGATATTATCCAGAAGGAGATTGAGCAGGATCTGAAACGTGAGCAGGAGCTCCGGGAACTGCGGGAATCCAGTAGCCTGTCTGCCTCTATGGAAGGAAACTTGGACTGTATAGAACGAGACGCTAAAGACACATGTCAATCGCAAAGCCTGCGAAGAGTCATTGTGGAACAGGAAGAGTCTGTCTTCTCTGAGAGCCCTTCACTTCCAGTAGAGCAGACGGGCTTGGCCAGATGGTCCtactcatctatcactccagtatcaatGCTAG CGGACAGCGCATCTCGCTTTTCCACCTCCATTCGTCCCACTGCCCGTCTTCCCTCCTTTTCCATAGTCACTGCCCAGCCATGGGGCTACCCACGGCCCACCTCCCCTGTGGTGAGCAGGGTTACTCCCCTGTTGCCTGCTAGCCCGTGGGCAGAGATGGGTGGCTCCCCTGGGACCCCCACGCAAAAGGGCCTGACCGAAACCCTGCTAGAGGACTTTGAGGAGAGGAGaatcaaactgaagctggaagagAATGCT TATGCAGGAATTCAGCCTACTGACGATGTGAACAATGAA GTCTTGGAGGCAACCCGCGTCACCAGGCACAAAAACAAGCGGGCACTGCGCTGGGAGGCTGGCGACTACACCAAGGAGGACAGCCAATGA
- the misp gene encoding mitotic interactor and substrate of PLK1 isoform X2 gives MRPSWICIVKRLSVAAPDDSQDVLTQEEGDQIVLKSHQLPAAEISPSTQEDTTFQGPMESTPRKWVLQPMSPKLELAVDLRTMLSPXTDEPFSLDGNWLYNRNGNSSAFSFDSISVTRTQSTVIVSTQQKVSRDVVVQARQVAVSEEDCGNTSEDWQPSSPSSAGSTGSQRGFYSFVDDPVSPEAEMNEAWMVSPERQAKLATLKEESSFKLQTYAGGKKPGTLFEEDEDSRYQVNTNGAQLKAEEEEEKQLRQEIIHSQAPKKIATFREQWSALETLDLSKSPNKLLKGFSLCYGPSSIKSESTPAAEPCTIDNEQINFSAAREQFLKMEQSRINPFLQSPSSLKPQRRLWQSEDSLLSPRSEKKDYHSAEWFNQSLTPVRRQDKGENVAGRKVYRTEERVTKRQSSLFDDLDSGLEDLSGDTSVGYTSDGSTSNDNPQPESKGTQSASGYRETPIEREIRIAQEREESLRRLRGIKHTDVQEMVEVKSLLSQPTPPLIPVKANKKNRVSFFIQREIKKDSQREEDLLHQGRVPGLYDWGTPQELEDRRKIFELRDQSGAEVETMKRAWSSPRVIVRSSSSDTEGYPSPCCPHRHSEETELYIGSMSATPSVNATSKGWSSESQDLNRVLPSSFPEERIMLKGNETSEAESAQVTVVVKTSTSEIVNYPSWLVERKKPVPARGSSTKKAFSSSSSPTPTAFAVQMSEPSDKPIPTWRAHLDSGGLRHRRPNAPDIIQKEIEQDLKREQELRELRESSSLSASMEGNLDCIERDAKDTCQSQSLRRVIVEQEESVFSESPSLPVEQTGLARWSYSSITPVSMLADSASRFSTSIRPTARLPSFSIVTAQPWGYPRPTSPVVSRVTPLLPASPWAEMGGSPGTPTQKGLTETLLEDFEERRIKLKLEENAYAGIQPTDDVNNEVLEATRVTRHKNKRALRWEAGDYTKEDSQ, from the exons AGACTCTCAGTTGCTGCACCTGATGATTCCCAGGATGTGTTGACCCAGGAGGAGGGAGACCAGATAGTGTTGAAATCTCACCAGCTTCCTGCCGCAGAAATCTCACCGTCTACACAGGAAGACACCACATTCCAAGGACCCATGGAAAGCACACCCAGAAAGTGGGTGCTTCAGCCCATGTCACCCAAACTGGAGCTGGCAGTAGACCTTCGCACCATGCTCAGCCCCYCCACCGATGAGCCCTTTAGCCTGGACGGGAACTGGCTCTACAACCGGAATGGCAACTCTTCGGCTTTCAGTTTTGACAGCATCTCCGTGACCCGCACCCAGTCCACAGTTATCGTATCCACCCAGCAGAAGGTGTCCCGGGATGTGgtggtgcaggccaggcaggtggcggtgtcagaggaagattgTGGCAACACCAGCGAAGACTGGCAACCCAGTAGCCCTAGCAGTGCAGGGAGCACGGGCTCCCAACGTGGCTTCTACTCCTTTGTGGATGATCCGGTGAGCCCCGAGGCGGAGATGAACGAAGCCTGGATGGTGTCCCCAGAGAGACAAGCCAAGTTGGCGACCCTGAAAGAGGAAAGCAGCTTCAAACTGCAGACATATGCCGGTGGGAAGAAGCCAGGGACTCTGTTCGAGGAGGACGAGGACTCCCGCTACCAGGTGAACACCAATGGTGCCCAATTgaaggcggaggaggaggaggagaagcagctTAGACAGGAGATCATCCACAGTCAAGCCCCCAAAAAGATTGCCACATTCAGGGAGCAGTGGAGTGCACTCGAAACCCTGGATCTCAGCAAATCACCCAACAAGTTGCTCAAAGGGTTCAGCTTGTGCTATGGGCCAAGCAGCATCAAATCTGAGTCCACACCAGCAGCTGAGCCATGCACCATCGACAACGAACAGATCAACTTCAGCGCAGCACGGGAGCAGTTCCTAAAGATGGAACAGTCGAGGATCAACCCATTCCTGCAGAGTCCCAGCTCTCTAAAACCACAAAGAAGACTGTGGCAGTCAGAAGACAGCTTGCTATCACCAAGGAGCGAGAAAAAAGACTACCACTCTGCGGAATGGTTTAACCAAAGTCTGACCCCAGTGAGACGTCAGGACAAAGGGGAAAATGTCGCTGGCAGAAAGGTGTACCGCACAGAGGAGAGGGTAACCAAGAGGCAGAGTAGCCTGTTTGACGACCTTGACTCTGGACTGGAGGATCTATCGGGTGACACAAGTGTTGGCTACACAAGTGACGGAAGCACGTCCAATGACAACCCTCAGCCAGAAAGCAAGGGCACCCAATCGGCAAGTGGTTACAGAGAGACGCCCATAGAGAGGGAGATTCGTATCgctcaggagagagaagagagtcttCGGCGATTGCGGGGCATCAAGCACACCGACGTCCAAGAGATGGTGGAGGTCAAGTCTCTGCTCTCCCAGCCTACACCGCCACTGATACCTGTTAAGGCAAATAAGAAGAACCGGGTGAGCTTCTTCATCCAGCGCGAGATCAAAAAGGACAGCCAGAGGGAGGAAGACCTGCTGCACCAGGGGAGAGTCCCGGGTCTGTATGACTGGGGAACTCCTCAGGAACTGGAGGATCGGAGAAAGATCTTTGAGCTTAGAGACCAATCTGGAGCCGAGGTCGAGACAATGAAAAGGGCTTGGTCATCACCCAGGGTCATTGTGAGGAGTAGCAGCTCAGATACGGAAGGCTACCCTTCCCCTTGCTGCCCTCACCGGCACTCAGAAGAGACCGAGTTGTACATCGGCAGCATGAGCGCCACTCCAAGCGTCAATGCCACCAGCAAAGGCTGGAGTTCAGAGTCCCAAGACCTCAATAGAGTACTGCCAAGCAGCTTCCCAGAGGAGAGGATCATGTTGAAAGGCAATGAGACCAGTGAGGCAGAAAGCGCTCAAGTCACAGTGGTGGTGAAGACAAGTACTAGTGAAATAGTAAATTACCCATCGTGGTTAGTGGAAAGAAAGAAGCCAGTTCCAGCCAGAGGCTCCTCGACTAAAAAAGCCTTCTCTTCGTCATCCTCACCTACACCCACTGCTTTTGCAGTGCAGATGTCTGAACCGAGTGATAAGCCTATTCCAACCTGGAGGGCGCACCTGGATTCTGGCGGCCTGCGACATCGAAGACCAAACGCTCCAGATATTATCCAGAAGGAGATTGAGCAGGATCTGAAACGTGAGCAGGAGCTCCGGGAACTGCGGGAATCCAGTAGCCTGTCTGCCTCTATGGAAGGAAACTTGGACTGTATAGAACGAGACGCTAAAGACACATGTCAATCGCAAAGCCTGCGAAGAGTCATTGTGGAACAGGAAGAGTCTGTCTTCTCTGAGAGCCCTTCACTTCCAGTAGAGCAGACGGGCTTGGCCAGATGGTCCtactcatctatcactccagtatcaatGCTAG CGGACAGCGCATCTCGCTTTTCCACCTCCATTCGTCCCACTGCCCGTCTTCCCTCCTTTTCCATAGTCACTGCCCAGCCATGGGGCTACCCACGGCCCACCTCCCCTGTGGTGAGCAGGGTTACTCCCCTGTTGCCTGCTAGCCCGTGGGCAGAGATGGGTGGCTCCCCTGGGACCCCCACGCAAAAGGGCCTGACCGAAACCCTGCTAGAGGACTTTGAGGAGAGGAGaatcaaactgaagctggaagagAATGCT TATGCAGGAATTCAGCCTACTGACGATGTGAACAATGAA GTCTTGGAGGCAACCCGCGTCACCAGGCACAAAAACAAGCGGGCACTGCGCTGGGAGGCTGGCGACTACACCAAGGAGGACAGCCAATGA